TGTGACATTAGGAGGGAGGGAGGTTCAAAGGGAGAATTACCTGAAAAGTATGAATGAGCTTATTGAGATTAGTGGTGACTTGTGGGGATTCTCCGCCCTTTTCGGATGAGAAGTAGGCACTCATTTCCCAGAGAGCGGCTAGGAACTGAGTCTGTTGCCCGAGGTAGACCTTTCCAGCCTCTGTCATGCCATTGCATATCTTGAGCAACTTTTCCGTTCGCCCTTCTAAATCCTCCAAGTTTGCCTCTTGTCTCTGGAGTTGATTCCGGAATCGCGGAGAATCACTTAGAGCCTCCAAAAAGTCAATGACGGGCTTCATCTTGTCCTTTTCCCCTCACTCCTTCCTCCGCTCTTCTTCAAACTAATTATTTGATTCGGAATTACTAATCCTTATTAGTAACTGCTCGTCAAGTGAtttgaaaaaaggttttgtTTTCCACAGCACAGCACTCGAGTCTATCCACTATCTCATCATTTCTTTCTTAAGAAGTTGTTGTGGCACGAGCAGCTGAGGTAGCAGGAGCAGCAGCACTTTAATCAAGGGGGAAATAAGAAGAGGATGAAAAAACAGCGAGAAGGAAACAGCAGCAGAGGGAGCAGCAGGGGGCAGCAGCAGGAGAAGGCACGTACGAACAAGTTACAAGGGGAATTGAATGGAatgacacacacacacacacatagtCACAGAAAGACATAAAAAGAGAGCTGAGCTACACAAGTTAAATTGCCAAGGCGCTCTGAGTGCAGCGCCTGTCGCACACACAAGGGATGTGAGGGTCAATGGCCCCCCCTCCACCCACCCTCATCTTGtcttttttccttcaattcCCTTTTAATCTTCATGTTCTTCCCGTGGGAGTTACagagaaatatattaataattaatatatttcttaataattaatgatcttCTCTCCGTCCTCCAGCCACATATCGGCCATCATTATCTTATGTGAATGAgagttatatataaatgagaTATTCAACATcatgattcattattttatgagtTATGGTTCATGAGTATAGTCCTTCCGACTATTTTTGAATTCCGGAGCGACACTGAAACTCCATTGATGCCACTTTGTAAATGAATGAGAATGGGCTATGGTTATGAATCAAAATGCATATAAATAGATCCGAGTGCAATTGTcaatttcatttgatatattagTGATTTCATTAAGAGACAAGACTCAAGAACAACACTTGTTGTTCAGGTTCACTAATCATTTATAGAAAGATGATTTTGACGTCATAAGAGCAGGCGCTTTATTAAGCTAGTGCATTCCCAAACAAGGATTGTAGACTGTTGTTGTTTGAcgtcatcataattcataataaacGTCCTCCTTTTGTATTTGAGCTCCACTCCATCTCAATCGCGCACTGTACAGGCCACAGTGCACACCTGACAGCACCACCACCACTACCACCACTTCACTCCACTTGAAGTGACAAAAATGTCTGGGCAATTCGAAGAATGGCTAAAGGATCGTCTCAAGGGCGTGGAGTGTGACACTGGGGTTCTCCTTCCTTACGTTGTAAGTATTTTACAAGAGGAAGAGGATGAGACGGAGCTCAAGGACTCtattgaatctattttggaGTCCATGATTGATCCTTCTGCCAGTGTCAATATTCTTCAGAGCACAGAAATTATCGAGAAATGGCAATCTCTTGTATCCAAAGGAGAAACAGATCTTCCACCGAAAGGCCCCATGGATCTCCAGGCGGCAATGAGTGAAATAGCCGAGTCGAAATCCTCAGCCTATCGAGATTCCATCAAAAAAGGACCTTCAAACACAGATGCTGCTGTTAAAGCTGCAATCCTTGCTGGCTACTCTCAAGAAGAGGATGATCTGGATATTGGGGATGAAGATCAAAATGGGGATGATGATCTTTTTTGTCGTAATTCGAATGCAGAGGGTGTTGCTAAGGCGGAGTTTGACAAAAGAGAAAAAGCCAGGGCCTCTGCTGCtgctaaaaaggaaaaagacaGAGGTTGTTAAaggctttgaatatatttcaagtaaTAGATAgggaatttattattattttgactcTTTCAGAGGATCGTGAAAATCAAAGAAAGAGTCACGAGGAACGAAAGAAGAAGGCTCAAGAAAAAGCTGCAAAGGGAGAGCGTAGAAGATGATCCattgatactattttttttatccgaaAGAGATAATGACGCTATTACACGAAGACTAAATGACTCTTTAGCATCAGTGATCAAATTcagcaattattttttatttcattcagatattgaacaaaatgtaatataagtACTTAAAGAGCTATGAATTCATTGATGCTTCCTTTCCGATAGCATGATATTATGTAGATCCACTTAACCATTCTTTGTTCCATAAACGTAATTCCTTGCTCCATCTTTTTAATGTCATTGTGCGATCCATTTTTCAGTgaaatttatcatatttctttatttaaatttactgaAAACATTTCCttcataaatttgtatttatttttgcatgaaAGAAGTTTTAAAAGACTATGTGCTCATATTTAGGGGAAACCCTCTTTTCCACGATTAATCTCTCTTCCATGCAATTGATTAAATTTCTCccattaattttgtcaaaattgatgtACCGCAAGAAGTTTCATTCTTACATTATGTTACATCTTAATCCTGGATgagcaataattataatttacgtGTCCTATCCTCTACTCTCATGtatgacaatatattttcaattgacTTTGTTATCAAGTCAACCTCACTTAATCTATTTAAGGTCAGGGCtattcaaatgaatatattaggaaatcttttattaaagattttgagACACAAGAACAACGTTTAAagtgaatttattaatataaattcatattgatGTGTAAAGTATTCAAGATCCATCTCATTTACTAGCTATTGATGATAAATACTGTATGAAAATAAGTTAGTCATGGCTAGTCCAGTAGGAAGGTCCCCCTCCCCTTCAATCATtagaaaagttataataattgttaCTACAGTTGTAAACTAGGCGATCAATGTTAATATAGACACGCATtctgtttatttcaaaattacgTATATACAATGAAACTTCTAGTTGATGGGATCTCTTAACTGACTACTCTAACAATAATAACCATATCCTTGATTACATCCTTTCCTAGCACATATGCCATTATATTTTATCGTTGGGAAACTCATGGCTTAATCATATTCTTTTGtcaattaatagaaaaataatttacatcctTTTCTGgcctttataattttgttttaaattgattaaaaatcttGTGGACCTAGAGGATACATTAGATATTATATTCTTAACCTGAATAAAAAGATCACATTATGTTATAGCTCATGGCTTTGAAGAATCTAAATGATCTTCTATATAACATTGCTTCTTGGATATCGGGTAAATTTCACTTCTTCTGATCTGTTTGCGCTTCTAGCCATTCCTTATGAACCGATATGCGACCCTGGGTAGAGTTTTTTTCAACCCTTTTATCCAAGTTTTATTAGGGATATGGTAAAAGaaagctatatatatatgtacaacgtATGATTTTCACCGTTTAATAACTTTAGTGGACCAAGTTTGTcattacagaaaattaaatttcgtcATTAAAATAAGTTTGTCCAGTTTTTTATCAATCGGAGTATGTGCTCAATTGAAGTGAAGAAAGTTAGTAAATAATAGCCATGGAGCTTCCATAAACAAATCTTTCCGATTAATTCCATGTTTATTGTTGGTCTTTATCTAGGACTCAACAAATACTCCATATAAAAAgttccttttcttttaattgatttttgaaaaactcctttttttattgacatagcTTATATTTCAGTCAAATTTATAGCTGTTATAATATGGTGTTATTAAGGAAGAAAATGTGTCCAATAAATTATGATCATTCCttgttaaagtttttaattgGATGACTGTTGAGTTGGAAAGGGAAGCTGGGAGTTCATTTAATCTCtttcttgaaatataatatGGAGTTATTAGGGGGGGAAAATGTGAgtccaataaattattataattccttGTGAAGttttatttggataaatttaCTTGTCAGTTCTAGGAGTCTATAAATACAATCTGAATAAATCTATACCATTATTGTTGTTACCCTATTTGAGTAGGGAGTAATTTATTCATAcgtacttacatatatatgtatatgtaaatataatgtgGATTTAATAAGGAGCTATGAAATAAgaacttaattttattgaaaaaaaagtaataacccAATTATGATCATGTTTGTTTAAAGTATGGAAAGTAAATCTCataaaaactatcaataaaACCCTGTTATATTCATTTAGTGatgtaataatgttttttaataatagatcaTTCCATTTAATTAACACTATGAAAATAAGAAccctaaataaagaaatatgaacTTGGAATATCTCCAAAGTTGTGGGTAGAAAGgattttaagttattataagttatatttcgTGTGTGaaacataataaattacttGCTACTGTCATCAAATAATgtcacattaattaaataatattgttcaaacttcatgaatGCATTTccctaattaaattaatgtgtgTAGTTTAggttataatcatttatttaaagggGTTAAGGTccgatattaaatttaatatcagacttaaatacttttttaaagaatgaagcATATGGAAAAGCAGCTGACCTAACATTCATTACTATACATTACTGTTTGAAACAAATTAGAATTCTGTTTTTTTAAGGGAAGAACGTTATATTTAATCCTATAATGGAaaggtatttataaaaagtggGGGTATAAggattttatgtaaaaatataatagcgtTGTATTTCAAGCGATTTGGTTGAATGTCTAAGATGCTGGTTGACAACATTAGCggagtttgaaatttgttttggaGGTGgggaaattgttttaatttaaatactaagtttataatatactccgttaatatattttgagggTCAGAAGCACGGCCCTCTCCTAAACTCTGCATATGGTTAACAATTCCCAAGGTGTTTGTCTGGCCCTTCAACATTGTTGAATcaacaatatgtatatttctaaataGCAACATACCTATTCTATCATTTGTCAATTCCTTATCTTTCATTAAGCCATCAAAAGTAAGGTAGGTTATTTGACAAAGCGCTTTGAGttcaagaatatttatttatttataatcaaatatggtATTTACTCAATTACCGTTTATAATAATAccgacaaataaaaattgaatgctTATAGAATATTCCTACATTTACAGTCCAAACAGATCTGTTGTCGTGATAAGAATCCCTGATTATTGAGAAGGACCTTAGTGTATCTCACctccatataattttattttatccatcaacatgatatatttaattggtAGTATTATGATAGTCAATGATAATTGAGCaaataattattggattttACCAAATGAACTCTGATGAAATGTTATAcctgtaaattaaattttaaaaactatcataaaaaaagttgtcctGGTAGTGGTAATAATCTCATAACTTATAAGCTTAGTTTATCCATGCTACTGATTTTTTCACCCCAGACCatgaaaatttgttttagacaaaaatattgacCATATCAACGACTGGCGCTAGGGACAAAATAAATCAGTACAGTTTGGTCTATGCTGTTTAAAACTATTGACTGGacaattttcccttttttgatAGAACCACCgtcctaataataattaataactggATGCTGaacctatataataaaaagcagACTCGGCCTTCAGCTGTTGGCAGCCATTTTATGTTTacatttatatctatgtatattaatatatctatctAGAAAAAGATTCTATCATGGATAGAACCCTTATATAAAAGGCTCTGTTTTGTGTAAATGTATTTGGTTACATAGATGATTTTAGTAATTAATCATAAAGGcctaattttttcaaactagACTCCTACATATTCAGTCAGAGTCTAATGATGTATAGCCaagaattttgtatttagaATAGGGGTTTAATTAAACGCCAAGAGTATAGTATAAAGTAGGAAAAATGAATTTGCAGGCACTCTGGTGCTTGaggcaaaaaagtattttatattcagtGGTGTATCCCAGGGGGCTCATATGCTAGGATCAACTCAATCCATCTATTAGTTTTGGAGTCTATACGTAGCAGACAGGCTACCGATATATAAAGGCTCCACGCACTGTATTGGAAAATTGAGGGGcctattcaatatatttttttttggttatatatGTTGGGTGACCAACCGTCCTCATTTGTCTGGACAtctcttttttaaatccaatatacttttttatcaattcattaaACAGAAGCATCCGCAGGGGTGGGGTGGAAGGGCAGtagtcccccccccccacaaaattaaggaattttagcgttttactagaaaatttagtattcgtaatttttctttcaaaaaattgatatttgaaattgaattgaatttttccaaaaaattaatcttctgtgaatgctatggatttttgaaaaactgggttgaatttgtttaaaatgtatatctgaatacttactaacacaataattaatgaaggttgagtgattgaagttaattcatatttcgatatattaaagcataattaaacaattagttacaaaacaaaacaaacttgagttcttttgcttacgtacaagtcgagaaaatgacagttgaacgtgatcaacaaatttctaTTCGCGCCCTCaaagcagttggacgtctcgAAGACcatcgtctacgccgtcagcaggTCTGTAatgttggagagaaagaagagctctatcaaaaaggccaatttGGGCCCGGAGGAggtaaagaaaacaacccaggccAATCTCATCAAATCCATGAGAGCTagtgcaagagatcttgggagtttcacaccagaatgccccgagagctatcaaaaaggggatggaaagagccttgtgagggtggagaggctaTTTCTGAGACCAGCAATCAAAGAAACCTATatcctctgttgcaagactcttgaATGGGTctcttgaactattttttgacacttttgggccCCTTACAGCCATGATGTCAACCCCCTCAGCTACATCTTTTGGGTATATGTCAATGGGAAGGCTTGCATTGTCcgttatccaaacaccgaggtcctcaaagccactgtcagccataactgggacgccatgacagaggactacatcccaAGTGGgtgactacattaatgattaagaaagttcagacacacatctatttatggtattaattttgttgaaattctattgttaattaataaattatatcttgttgaatttttaaattcaaagtgttcagattttaatgtaccgcTCGGTATATAcagtaaaatgaattaaataaaatgattgacCTTTTCTAAacgaaagtaataaaaattgatttctaaaaaaaaatgttgttcagtaaaatatgtatacaatttcccaatttattaagaaaatgaccAATAAactaactttctttttttaaaaagttatccGATGAACTATGCGTataagtgaaattattttttataacgaaaaaaagaaaagaggtcTGCACAATGCACATTTATCGTTTTCCTAGGCCCGCTCAGCCTAAGCACCGCCATTTAACCAATATCCTTTGGTATATGAATTTATAGTGGTGCTAATCGGGAGTATTTAGGGAatgtataaaacaataaaaccgaaaaaacaacatggtaaccctgacaatttgaagaaattttgggactgtaaatttgaaaaataatgtcaGTTGGCAAACCACTATGAAGCTGTTTTCTTTTCTGAATCTCTAATGAGTACTCCTATATAGTTTAATAGTTATTCTGCGCTAATTTtaagatattcaaaaatgatgaaGATATTGAAGATAAGACCCTGGATTGCAGTTCATGGGGGGAGATCGAGTGAGGTAGTTCCAAGAAGATTCGGAGATGttaaatttgctttatttgTTATTCCTAacttaatgtataatatttttcttagatcTTGAGGTACTTAAGAAGCCATAACTACACTAAAAGTTTTGATCTgcccaataaatattaaaataatgatgattgAACGACATTTGATTTAAGATCCATAATTTACTCAAAGGCTTGTTTCCTGCAACAACCCATTTTCTGGCAAGGaacatcataattttatttactttatggaTAAATATACTGGAAGATATGATATTGGAAAAGTGCTAGTCgcttattttctaaagctgttattcttatttttttattcctgagGAGAGAATATGAAAGTATAAAGTCCTCAGTAATGCATGAAAGACGAAAAGTAGTACTGATGATtggttgcagagttataagagttggactcagagtagaattttcAACGATCACAGCTctccacaaaaaatttcaaatattacattttttggaactattctcaaaaactttcattttttgtagaaaatttttaaaaatctgtagcttttctcaaaaaatttcagaaattaaattttaaattttttaatacaaagcaataattcgttttttttggggggggggctacagtctATCAGCCCAcgccctgcggacgcctcttCTATAGAATTATTTGAGTGagatttttgcttattttcttaATCTCATAGCTACTCGTAGCTTATCGAATAAAATGCAATTACAAATAAGCTGCTcccctctaaaacattctttaaattatcaggggcccacttatttttttttttaaatacaggaatttcatattttttacaactacatGTAAATAGCAAAGTTTGTGGCTTCTAGATTTGTCTTTAGTTATTCAATCATTGGAGGTTAAAAGTCGCGTTGTTTTCACCAAAGAACTCTAGGAAAAGAGCGGTTAAgcgaaaaataaacatttgaatcTAAAAactaatcataatttattagcgcctacaaatttcttcatctcataaaaactgattttggacctatcaatttttatatttttcccg
The genomic region above belongs to Lepeophtheirus salmonis chromosome 8, UVic_Lsal_1.4, whole genome shotgun sequence and contains:
- the LOC121123488 gene encoding coiled-coil domain-containing protein 43, which gives rise to MSGQFEEWLKDRLKGVECDTGVLLPYVVSILQEEEDETELKDSIESILESMIDPSASVNILQSTEIIEKWQSLVSKGETDLPPKGPMDLQAAMSEIAESKSSAYRDSIKKGPSNTDAAVKAAILAGYSQEEDDLDIGDEDQNGDDDLFCRNSNAEGVAKAEFDKREKARASAAAKKEKDREDRENQRKSHEERKKKAQEKAAKGERRR